The Desmodus rotundus isolate HL8 chromosome 13, HLdesRot8A.1, whole genome shotgun sequence genome has a window encoding:
- the PPP1R3B gene encoding protein phosphatase 1 regulatory subunit 3B isoform X1 — protein sequence MRLPAEGSDLSRGPRCCCRSGCPSQSGTDAAAGWRLCTTGLMSCTRVLAYSPDPMMAVDIECRYSCMAPSLRRERFAFKISPKPSKPLRPCIQLSSKNEASGVVAPTIQEKKVKKRVSFADNQGLALTMVKVFSEFDDPLDIPFNITELLDNIVSLTTAESESFVLDFPQPSADYLDFRNRLQTDHVCLENCVLKDKAVAGTVKVQNLAFEKTVKIRMTFDTWKSFTDFPCWYVKDTYSSSDRDTFSFDIRLPEKIQSYERMEFAVCFECNGQTYWDSNKGKNYRITRAELKSTQGTAESHNGPDFGISFDQFGSPRCSYGLFPEWPSYLGYEKLGPYY from the exons ATGCGGCTGCCGGCGGAGGGCTCGGACCTGAGTCGCGGCCCCCGCTGCTGCTGTCGCAGCGGCTGCCCCAGCCAATCTGGCACAGATGCAGCCGCAGGCTGGCGCCTCTGCACCACGGGGCTTATGAGCTGTACCAG GGTTCTAGCCTATTCCCCTGACCCAATGATGGCTGTGGACATAGAGTGCAGGTACAGCTGCATGGCCCCTTCCTTGCGCAGAGAGAGGTTCGCCTTCAAGATCTCCCCGAAGCCGAGCAAACCTCTGAGGCCTTGTATCCAGCTGAGCAGCAAGAATGAAGCCAGTGGGGTGGTGGCCCCCACCATCCaggagaaaaaggtgaaaaagCGAGTGTCCTTCGCAGACAACCAGGGGCTGGCCCTGACAATGGTCAAAGTGTTCTCGGAATTTGATGACCCGTTAGATATTCCGTTTAACATCACCGAGCTCCTAGACAACATTGTGAGTCTGACGACAGCAGAGAGCGAGAGCTTTGTGTTGGATTTTCCCCAGCCTTCTGCAGATTACTTAGACTTCAGAAACCGGCTTCAGACCGACCACGTCTGCCTGGAGAACTGTGTGCTGAAGGACAAAGCAGTCGCGGGCACGGTGAAGGTGCAGAACCTCGCGTTTGAGAAGACGGTGAAAATAAGGATGACATTTGACACTTGGAAAAGCTTCACAGACTTTCCCTGTTGGTACGTGAAGGACACTTACTCTAGTTCAGACAGGGACACGTTCTCCTTTGACATCCGCTTACCGGAGAAAATCCAGTCTTATGAAAGAATGGAGTTTGCCGTGTGTTTTGAGTGCAACGGGCAGACGTACTGGGACAGCAACAAGGGCAAAAACTATCGAATCACGCGGGCGGAATTAAAATCCACGCAGGGGACAGCCGAGTCGCACAATGGACCAGATTTTGGAATATCCTTTGACCAGTTCGGAAGCCCTCGCTGTTCCTATGGTCTGTTTCCGGAGTGGCCTAGTTACCTAGGGTACGAAAAGCTAGGGCCCTACTATTAG
- the PPP1R3B gene encoding protein phosphatase 1 regulatory subunit 3B isoform X2: MMAVDIECRYSCMAPSLRRERFAFKISPKPSKPLRPCIQLSSKNEASGVVAPTIQEKKVKKRVSFADNQGLALTMVKVFSEFDDPLDIPFNITELLDNIVSLTTAESESFVLDFPQPSADYLDFRNRLQTDHVCLENCVLKDKAVAGTVKVQNLAFEKTVKIRMTFDTWKSFTDFPCWYVKDTYSSSDRDTFSFDIRLPEKIQSYERMEFAVCFECNGQTYWDSNKGKNYRITRAELKSTQGTAESHNGPDFGISFDQFGSPRCSYGLFPEWPSYLGYEKLGPYY; the protein is encoded by the coding sequence ATGATGGCTGTGGACATAGAGTGCAGGTACAGCTGCATGGCCCCTTCCTTGCGCAGAGAGAGGTTCGCCTTCAAGATCTCCCCGAAGCCGAGCAAACCTCTGAGGCCTTGTATCCAGCTGAGCAGCAAGAATGAAGCCAGTGGGGTGGTGGCCCCCACCATCCaggagaaaaaggtgaaaaagCGAGTGTCCTTCGCAGACAACCAGGGGCTGGCCCTGACAATGGTCAAAGTGTTCTCGGAATTTGATGACCCGTTAGATATTCCGTTTAACATCACCGAGCTCCTAGACAACATTGTGAGTCTGACGACAGCAGAGAGCGAGAGCTTTGTGTTGGATTTTCCCCAGCCTTCTGCAGATTACTTAGACTTCAGAAACCGGCTTCAGACCGACCACGTCTGCCTGGAGAACTGTGTGCTGAAGGACAAAGCAGTCGCGGGCACGGTGAAGGTGCAGAACCTCGCGTTTGAGAAGACGGTGAAAATAAGGATGACATTTGACACTTGGAAAAGCTTCACAGACTTTCCCTGTTGGTACGTGAAGGACACTTACTCTAGTTCAGACAGGGACACGTTCTCCTTTGACATCCGCTTACCGGAGAAAATCCAGTCTTATGAAAGAATGGAGTTTGCCGTGTGTTTTGAGTGCAACGGGCAGACGTACTGGGACAGCAACAAGGGCAAAAACTATCGAATCACGCGGGCGGAATTAAAATCCACGCAGGGGACAGCCGAGTCGCACAATGGACCAGATTTTGGAATATCCTTTGACCAGTTCGGAAGCCCTCGCTGTTCCTATGGTCTGTTTCCGGAGTGGCCTAGTTACCTAGGGTACGAAAAGCTAGGGCCCTACTATTAG